The proteins below come from a single Portunus trituberculatus isolate SZX2019 chromosome 2, ASM1759143v1, whole genome shotgun sequence genomic window:
- the LOC123503818 gene encoding zinc finger protein OZF-like, producing the protein MAAWLSVLPRLPAGLAVACAGDSGAGMEGVRPGSGMGGQCQQQQQQQQSASGVGRHRRGGKDHQETGSSGHTGQSRFECQQCDKTFTTKQGLTTHTLAHSGVRNYECGDCGKKFGRKSTLTTHSLTHSGVRNYECGECGKKFILKSHLTKHSLTHSGVRNYKCGECAKKFTQKSTLKRHSLTHSGVRNYECGECGKKFILKSHLNGHSLTHSGVRNYECGECGKKFSQKSDLTTHSLTHSGVRNYECGECAKKFTQKCSLTTHSLTHSGFRNYECGECGKKFILKSHLTSHSLTHSGVKNYECGECGKKFSRKSDLTTHSLIHSGVRNYECGECGKKFTQKSHLTTHSLTHSGVKKYECGECGKKYTHKSSLTSHSLTHSGVRNYECGECGKKFIHKSRFTAHGLTHSGVRNYECDECGKRFFSLGDLNKHTFRHTGLREFKCDDCGKCFKTKSDIARHVKVHF; encoded by the coding sequence ATGGCTGCCTGGCTGTCTGTCCTCCCGAGGCTCCCTGCAGGACTGGCCGTGGCGTGTGCTGGTGACAGTGGTGCAGGAATGGAGGGTGTGAGGCCGGGCAGCGGCATGGGTGGCCagtgccagcagcagcagcagcagcagcagtcagccTCAGGTGTGGGGAGGCACAGGCGTGGTGGCAAGGATCACCAGGAGACAGGCAGCTCTGGCCACACAGGACAGAGCAGGTTTGAGTGCCAGCAGTGTGACAAAACTTTTACCACCAAACAaggcctcaccacacacaccctagcacacagtggtgttaggaattatgagtgtggtgactgtGGAAAGAAATTTGGCAGAAAGTctaccctcaccacacacagcctgacacacagtggtgttaggaattatgagtgtggtgagtgtgggaagaaatttatTCTAAAGTctcacctcaccaaacacagcctgacacacagtggtgttaggaattataagtgtggtgaatgtgcgaaAAAATTTACCCAAAAGTCTACCCTCAAGagacacagcctgacacacagtggtgttaggaattatgagtgtggtgagtgtgggaagaaatttatTCTAAAGTCCCACCTCAACggacacagcctgacacacagtggtgttaggaattatgagtgtggtgagtgtgggaagaaattttCCCAAAAAAGtgatctcaccacacacagcctgacacacagtggtgttaggaattatgagtgtggtgaatgtgcaaAAAAATTTACCCAAAAGTgtagcctcaccacacacagcctgacacacagtggttttaggaattatgagtgtggtgagtgtgggaagaaatttatTCTAaagtctcacctcacctcacacagcctgacacacagtggtgttaagaattatgagtgtggtgagtgtgggaagaaattttCCCGAAAAAGtgatctcaccacacacagcctgatacacagtggtgttaggaattatgagtgtggtgagtgtgggaagaaatttacccaaaagtctcacctcaccacacacagcctgacacataGTGGCGTTAAGAAAtatgagtgtggtgaatgtgggaAGAAATATACCCACAagtcttccctcacctcacacagcctgacacacagtggtgttaggaattatgagtgcggtgagtgtgggaagaaatttatCCATAAGTCTCGTTTCACCGCACAcggcctgacacacagtggtgttaggaattatgagtgtgatgAGTGTGGCAAAAGGTTTTTTAGCCTTGGTGATCTTAATAAACACACCTTCAGACACACTGGGTTGAGGGAGTTCAAGTGTGATGACTGTGGCAAGTGTTTCAAGACAAAGAGTGATATTGCCAGACATGTGAAGGTCCACTTttga
- the LOC123503826 gene encoding zinc finger protein 12-like has translation MEGVRPGSGMGGQFQQQQQQSASGVGRHRRGGKDHQETGSSGHTGQSRFECQQCDKTFTTKQGLARHTLAHSGVRNYECGDCGKKFGRKSHLTAHSLIHSAVRNYECGDCGKKFTHKSSLTTHSLTHSGVRNYECGECAKKFTQKSTLNRHSLTHSGVRNYECGECGKKFDRKSTLTIHILLHSGVRNYECGECGKKFILKTHLTAHSLIHSGDRNYVCGECGKKFSRKTDLTLHSLTHSGVRNYECGECGKKFTQKSHLTSHRLTHSGVRNYECGECGKKFTHKSGLSSHSLTHSGVRNYECDECGKRFLSLGRLNKHTLRHTGLREFKCDDCGKCFKTKSDIARHVKVHF, from the coding sequence ATGGAGGGTGTGAGGCCGGGCAGCGGCATGGGTGGCCagttccagcagcagcagcagcagtcagccTCAGGTGTGGGGAGGCACAGGCGTGGTGGCAAGGATCACCAGGAGACAGGCAGCTCTGGCCACACAGGACAGAGCAGGTTTGAGTGCCAGCAGTGTGACAAAACTTTTACCACCAAACAAGGCCTTGCCAGACACACCCTagcacacagtggtgttaggaattatgagtgtggtgactgtGGGAAGAAATTTGGCAGAAAGTCTCACCTCACCGCACACAGCCTGATACACAGTgctgttagaaattatgagtgtggtgactgtgggaagaaatttacTCACAAGTcgtctctcaccacacacagcctgacacacagtggtgttaggaattatgagtgtggtgaatgtgcaaAAAAATTTACCCAAAAGTCTACCCTCAACagacacagcctgacacacagtggtgttaggaattatgagtgtggtgagtgtggaaagaaatttgACAGAAAGTCTACCCTCACTATACACATCCTTttacacagtggtgttaggaattatgagtgtggtgaatgtgggaAGAAATTTATTCTAAAGACTCACCTCACTGCACACAGCCTGATACACAGTGGTGATAGGAAttatgtgtgtggtgagtgtgggaagaaattttCCCGGAAAACTGATCTCACCTTACatagcctgacacacagtggtgttaggaattatgagtgtggtgaatgtgggaagaaatttacccaaaagtctcacctcacctcacacaggctgacacacagtggtgttaggaattatgagtgtggtgaatgtgggaagaaatttaccCATAAGTCTGGTCTCAGctcacacagcctgacacacagtggtgttaggaattatgagtgtgatgAGTGTGGCAAAAGGTTTCTTAGCCTTGGTCGTCTTAATAAACACACCCTCAGACACACTGGGTTGAGGGAGTTCAAGTGTGATGACTGTGGCAAGTGTTTCAAGACAAAGAGTGATATTGCCAGACATGTGAAGGTCCACTTttga
- the LOC123503831 gene encoding zinc finger protein OZF-like, whose amino-acid sequence MEGVRPGSGMGGQCQQQQQQQSASGVGRHRRGGKDHQETGSSGHTGQSRFECQQCDKTFTTKQGLTTHTLAHSGVRNYECGDCGKKFTHKSSLTTHSLTHSGVRNYECGDCGKKFTHKSYLTTHSLTHSGVRNYECGDCGKKFSRKSHLTTHSLTHSGVRNYECGDCGKKFTQKSDLKRHILTHSGVRNYECGDCGKKFTRKSYLAVHSMTHSGVRNYECGECCKKFTQKGSLKKHILIHSGVRNYECGECGKKFTQKCSLTLHSLTHSGVRNYECGECGKKFARSSQLTTHSLTHGGVKNYECGDCRRKFTDKSTLTKHSLTHSGVRNYECGECGKKFYRKSDVTTHSLIHSGVRNYKCGECGKKFTHKASLTSHSLTHSGVRNYECGELWKKFTYKSGLTVHSLTHSGVRNYECGECGKKFTTKFGLTTHSLIHSGVRNYECDECGKRFPTSSRLNQHTFRHTGLREFKCDDCGKCFKTKADIARHVKVHF is encoded by the exons ATGGAGGGTGTGAGGCCGGGCAGCGGCATGGGTGGCCagtgccagcagcagcagcagcagcagtcagccTCAGGTGTGGGGAGGCACAGGCGTGGTGGCAAGGATCACCAGGAGACAGGCAGCTCTGGCCACACAGGACAGAGCAGGTTTGAGTGCCAGCAGTGTGACAAAACTTTTACCACCAAACAaggcctcaccacacacaccctagcacacagtggtgttaggaattatgagtgtggtgactgtgggaagaaatttacccataagtcttccctcaccacacacagcctgacacacagtggtgttaggaattatgagtgtggtgactgtggaaagaaatttaccCATAAGTCTTACCTCACCACACatagcctgacacacagtggtgttaggaattatgagtgtggtgactgtggaaagaaattcagcagaaagtctcacctcaccacacacagcctgactcacagtggtgttaggaattatgagtgtggtgactgtggaaagaaatttaccCAAAAGTCTGACCTCAAGAGACAcatcctgacacacagtggtgttaggaattatgagtgtggtgactgtgggaagaaatttaccCGTAAGTCTTATCTCGCCGTACACAGtatgacacacagtggtgttaggaattatgagtgtggtgagtgttgtaAGAAATTTACCCAAAAGGGTTCTCTCAAAAAACACATTCTgatacacagtggtgttaggaattatgagtgtggtgagtgtgggaagaaatttaccCAAAAGTGTTCTCTCACcctacacagcctgacacacagtggtgttaggaattatgagtgtggtgaatgtgggaAGAAATTTGCCAGAAGTTCTcagctcaccacacacagcctgacacacggtggtgttaagaattatgagtgtggtgactgtCGGAGGAAATTTACTGATAAGTCTACCCTCACCAAGCACAGcttgacacacagtggtgttaggaattatgagtgtggtgagtgtgggaagaaattttACCGAAAATCTGATGTCACCACACATAGCCTgatacacagtggtgttaggaattacaagtgtggtgagtgtggaaagaaatttaccCACAAGGcttccctcacctcacacagcctgacacacagtggtgttaggaattatgagtgtggtgagt tgtggaagAAATTTACCTACAAGTCTGGTCTCACCgtacacagcctgacacacagtggtgttaggaattatgagtgtggtgagtgtgggaagaaatttaccACAAAGTTTggtctcaccacacacagcctgatacacagtggtgttaggaattatgagtgtgatgAGTGTGGCAAAAGGTTTCCTACCAGTTCTCGTCTTAATCAACACACTTTCAGACACACTGGGTTAAGGGAGTTCAAGTGTGATGACTGTGGCAAGTGTTTCAAGACAAAGGCTGATATTGCCAGACATGTGAAGGTCCACTTttga